One Lucilia cuprina isolate Lc7/37 chromosome 4, ASM2204524v1, whole genome shotgun sequence DNA segment encodes these proteins:
- the LOC111683355 gene encoding beta-catenin-like protein 1 — protein sequence MDIGELLSFKPESTPKRPHEDDDDYGGGSPEHHNSSRQDEKSRRLKRIAQAKETADFAKPEPPTLAGVPSFLMDPELTEEERLNILKYVESEEAEGDVLDEQGLKKLLLVFEKKNLKNQELRIKYPDNPVKFMDSEVELHSVIQELKAVATVPDLYPLLVELNGVASLLELLNHPNTDISVAIVDLLQEVTDVDILGESSEGCDVLIEALRKQQVTALLVQNLERLNEQIKEEADGVHNTLSIIENLTEINSEVVREAAQQGLLSWILKRLKQKPPYDANKLYCSEILSILIQTNNENRLMLGEVDGIDILLQQLAFYKKHDPASNEEQEYMENLFNCMCSALMAKENRERFLKGEGLQLMNLMLREKKMSRNGSLKVLDHAMSGPDGRDNCNKFVDILGLRTIFPLFMKTPKKNKRLLSADAHEEHVCAVIASMLRNCKGAQRQRLLSKFTENDHEKVDRLLELHLKYLEKVEAVDRELDQQEKDEDDEDEEAENNYIKRLTGGLFTLQMIDYIILEISSTTESIKQRVVQILNLRGASMKTIRSIMREYAGNLGDDGDTDWKEQEQTHILSLVDRF from the exons ATGGATATTGGAGAATTATTATCATTTAAA CCCGAATCTACACCAAAAAGGCCACACGAGGATGATGACGATTATGGTGGTGGCTCACCGGAACATCATAACTCCTCGCGACAAGATGAAAAATCCCGACGTTTGAAACGCATAGCACAGGCTAAAGAAACGGCAGATTTTGCTAAACCAGAACCACCAACTTTGGCAGGGGTACCGTCATTTTTAATGGATCCTGAATTAACGGAGGAggaacgtttaaatattttaaaatatgtcgaGAGTGAAGAAGCCGAAGGCGATGTCTTAGATGAGCAGGGcttaaagaaattgttgttggtatttgaaaagaaaaatttaaagaatcaaGAGTTAAGAATCAAATATCCCGATAATCCAGTTAAATTTATGGACTCCGAGGTAGAGTTACACAGTGTTATACAGGAATTAAAGGCCGTGGCCACGGTGCCTGACTTATATCCACTGTTAGTGGAGTTAAATGGTGTAGCTAGTTTATTGGAGTTATTAAATCATCCGAATACTGATATATCAGTGGCTATAGTGGATTTGTTGCAGGAGGTTACAGATGTGGATATTTTGG GTGAAAGTAGTGAGGGTTGCGATGTTCTTATAGAAGCTTTACGCAAACAGCAGGTTACAGCTCTTCTAGTTCAAAACTTAGAACGCCTTAATGAGCAGATTAAGGAGGAGGCCGATGGTGTACACAACACATTATCCATTATAGAGAATTTAACCGAAATTAATAGTGAGGTGGTGCGTGAAGCTGCACAACAGGGTTTGTTAAGTTGGATTTTAAAAAGACTTAAACAAAAGCCACCCTATGATGCCAACAAATTGTATTGCAGTGAAATCTTATCTATACTTATACAGACTAACAATGAAAACAGACTTATGTTGGGCGAGGTGGATGGCATTGATATTTTATTGCAACAAttggctttttataaaaaacatgatCCCGCCTCCAATGAAGAACAGGAATATATGGAAAATCTCTTTAATTGTATGTGTTCTGCCCTAATGGCGAAAGAAAATCGTGAACGTTTCTTAAAAGGTGAAGGTTTACAGTTGATGAATTTAATGTTAAGAGAAAAGAAAATGTCCCGAAATGGTTCGTTAAAAGTACTCGATCATGCCATGTCCGGACCGGATGGTAGagataattgtaataaatttgtagatatattgggtttgcgtACCATTTTTCCTTTGTTTATGAAAACACCCAAGAAAAACAAACGTTTACTATCGGCCGATGCTCATGAGGAGCATGTTTGTGCTGTTATTGCCAGCATGTTGAGAAATTGCAAAGGAGCTCAACGTCAAAGGCTTTTATCGAAGTTTACCGAAAACGATCATGAAAAGGTAGATCGTTTATTggaattacatttaaaatatttagaaaaggtGGAAGCTGTCGATAGAGAACTTGATCAGCAGGAAAAG gatGAAGATGACGAGGATGAGGAGGCAgaaaacaattatattaaacGTTTAACGGGCGGTTTATTTACTTTACAAATGATTGactatattattttggaaattaGTTCTACCACTGAATCCATTAAACAGCGTGTGGTTCAAATACTTAATTTAAGAGGTGCCTCGATGAAGACCATACGCAGTATTATGCGTGAGTATGCTGGCAATTTGGGAGATGATGGCGATACGGATTGGAAGGAACAGGAACAAACTCATATTTTATCGTTAGTTGATCGTTTTTAA